In Lacrimispora indolis DSM 755, a genomic segment contains:
- a CDS encoding cache domain-containing sensor histidine kinase, translated as MKVHMERFLGKKSSIQRKVVVAYLLIAVLPLLIITLSASILYYRSFLKEAYGLVEQNARLHEIVVQERMNAYENVLYELITKKEYIELSKDINTKDENSLLIDSAHMETLLRSCVYTYDGIRSITFLADSGRYVTYSKWYGSMNENIWSEPEQRKKIHDEIEKRQKLTFIATVNLSNSPQKDDFVILMGYPVKNLRTKEQSGVLVVALEDNVLLFDNGRQDQKGKGGDSGVTTVIVDGSDKILAGIGPAYVNGRYEDYLDKEFGGMRGISENRRKIEGTEWTIVNIIDAAVYQKEIYHFIRIVLVLMVAITFLFFVILFFISKRYLGAIQKIAQNIHDFKGTDADQIITDLNEEDELYVIVRQFNKMTARVNSLVETLRQRNEEIKAAAISQKHAEIKALEAQINPHFLYNILDSINWRAVEHDEEEISNMLGTLGSLLRYSVSNIDMMVMLEAEISWLEKYIFLQRDRFQNSFDCQYDITNEAMVFPIYKMLLQPIIENIILHAFEEVKEGGMIDVKAFIREDGKLEIRVKDNGCGMADETLAEIKKEISEEGALNGRSIGISNVVHRLRIYYQDEADIVVKSKPGEGTEFILIIPDKQEGKLYG; from the coding sequence ATGAAAGTCCATATGGAGCGTTTTCTTGGAAAAAAATCAAGCATACAAAGAAAGGTTGTTGTAGCATACCTTTTAATTGCAGTTCTTCCCCTTCTCATCATTACCCTGTCAGCCAGTATCCTTTACTACAGAAGCTTTTTAAAGGAAGCCTATGGCCTGGTGGAACAAAATGCGCGATTGCATGAAATCGTTGTACAGGAGAGGATGAATGCTTATGAAAATGTTTTATATGAACTCATTACTAAAAAAGAATATATTGAATTATCAAAAGACATTAATACAAAGGATGAAAATTCCCTGCTGATAGACAGTGCCCATATGGAGACGCTGCTTCGTAGCTGTGTTTACACATATGACGGGATCAGGAGCATTACGTTTCTGGCGGACAGCGGCAGATATGTGACATATTCCAAATGGTATGGAAGCATGAATGAAAATATCTGGTCAGAGCCGGAGCAGAGAAAGAAGATCCATGATGAAATTGAGAAACGCCAGAAGCTGACGTTTATAGCGACGGTGAACTTAAGCAACTCCCCTCAGAAAGATGATTTTGTCATTCTCATGGGATATCCGGTAAAGAACTTAAGGACAAAGGAACAAAGCGGTGTCCTGGTGGTAGCCTTGGAAGACAATGTTCTGTTATTTGATAACGGCAGACAGGATCAAAAAGGAAAAGGGGGCGACAGCGGTGTCACCACGGTAATTGTGGATGGCAGTGATAAGATTCTTGCAGGAATTGGACCGGCCTATGTAAATGGCAGATATGAGGATTACCTGGATAAAGAGTTTGGCGGTATGAGGGGGATTTCAGAGAACCGGAGAAAAATAGAGGGCACAGAATGGACGATTGTGAATATTATTGATGCAGCAGTCTATCAAAAGGAGATCTATCATTTTATCCGCATTGTTCTGGTGTTAATGGTGGCAATTACCTTCCTCTTTTTTGTTATATTGTTTTTTATATCAAAAAGGTATCTTGGAGCCATTCAGAAGATCGCCCAGAATATCCATGACTTTAAGGGAACAGATGCGGATCAGATCATAACGGATTTGAATGAAGAAGATGAATTGTACGTAATCGTCAGGCAGTTTAACAAGATGACTGCCCGGGTGAATTCCCTTGTAGAGACCTTGAGACAGAGAAATGAAGAGATAAAAGCCGCTGCCATCAGCCAGAAGCATGCGGAAATCAAGGCTCTGGAAGCCCAGATAAACCCTCATTTTTTATATAATATTCTGGATTCCATTAATTGGAGAGCTGTTGAACATGACGAAGAGGAAATCAGCAATATGCTTGGTACATTGGGGAGTCTTTTACGGTACAGCGTATCCAATATTGATATGATGGTGATGCTGGAGGCGGAAATCAGCTGGCTGGAAAAATATATATTTCTTCAAAGAGACCGTTTCCAGAATTCTTTTGATTGTCAATATGATATTACAAATGAGGCAATGGTGTTTCCCATCTATAAGATGCTTTTGCAGCCGATCATAGAGAATATAATCCTGCATGCCTTTGAAGAAGTGAAGGAAGGCGGCATGATTGATGTGAAAGCATTTATCCGGGAAGACGGAAAGCTGGAAATCAGAGTAAAAGATAATGGATGCGGCATGGCAGACGAGACTCTTGCGGAAATTAAAAAAGAGATATCGGAAGAAGGAGCCTTAAACGGCAGAAGCATCGGCATCAGCAATGTGGTCCACAGGCTTCGCATTTATTATCAGGATGAAGCAGATATTGTTGTGAAGAGCAAACCAGGAGAAGGAACGGAGTTTATTTTAATCATACCGGACAAACAGGAAGGAAAGCTTTACGGATAG
- a CDS encoding response regulator transcription factor, whose product MKTVIIVEDEFRIRHGLSNLINKVNMGCRVIGEAENGYEGLKMIQDMECDIVITDIRMPKMDGLEMIEKARNIGASCTFVILSGYAEFEYARRGMRLGVKDYLLKPVMISDVKELLVKLGDRKEESPPRNFETGQYSRVVREMVTTMEENYGMRIGLDTFSEKFRLTPEYISNLFGRETGMTFSNYIKRIRIEKAKELILATDMKIYEIACRVGYPDQKYFSKVFKEYTGVSAKQFAIDSRKEERRPAGE is encoded by the coding sequence ATGAAAACGGTCATTATCGTGGAAGACGAGTTTCGGATCAGGCATGGGCTCAGCAATCTGATTAATAAAGTCAACATGGGCTGCCGGGTGATAGGGGAAGCGGAAAACGGATATGAGGGGCTTAAAATGATTCAGGATATGGAATGCGATATCGTAATCACTGATATCCGCATGCCGAAAATGGACGGGCTGGAGATGATTGAAAAGGCGAGAAACATAGGTGCATCATGTACCTTTGTAATCCTGAGCGGTTATGCTGAATTTGAATATGCCAGGAGAGGAATGCGCCTTGGAGTAAAGGATTATTTGCTGAAGCCGGTTATGATATCCGATGTGAAGGAGTTATTGGTGAAATTAGGGGACAGGAAAGAAGAAAGTCCGCCCCGTAATTTTGAAACAGGGCAGTATTCCAGGGTGGTGAGGGAAATGGTCACCACAATGGAGGAGAATTATGGAATGCGCATTGGCTTAGATACTTTTTCCGAGAAGTTCCGGTTAACGCCGGAATACATCAGTAATCTTTTCGGCAGAGAAACCGGCATGACCTTCTCCAATTACATAAAAAGAATCAGGATCGAAAAGGCAAAAGAGCTTATATTGGCTACAGATATGAAAATCTATGAAATTGCATGCAGAGTCGGATACCCGGATCAAAAGTATTTTTCAAAGGTTTTCAAGGAATATACGGGAGTCTCGGCAAAGCAGTTTGCAATAGACAGCCGAAAAGAGGAACGCCGGCCGGCAGGAGAATAA
- a CDS encoding ABC transporter substrate-binding protein: MKKRLAVFTALAMAMGTLAACANKAEAPVPTETTSAAASSGALETTGSPGTGKASKEGRQEITFWHYMSEDKEGKYVVQAVEEFNNSQDEIYVTAQYLPREELMKQYTIGVVSGELPDCGMVDNPDHNSYASMGVFEDITDLYKSWPEANFMEGSINSCYYEGKLYGLPWGNNCLGLFYNREMLKAAGVEVPATWSELEAACEKLTTDKVKGLAISAIGNEEGTFQYMPWLLSSGGSVTDLTSEGSRKSMTFLQGLIEKGYISRECVNWTQADAEKQFASGQAAMMINGPWQFSSLEQDAPGLDYRVSKVPKADDGVYASVLGGENLAICKDANVEASWKFLTWMSSKEKSQEICKAMGRFSPRADVDIQVMFADDPLNSVFAEVMPDAQSRGPSPDWPEMSAAIYTAQQEVFTGQKDVDTAMADAQAKIDKIKAQ; the protein is encoded by the coding sequence ATGAAAAAAAGATTGGCTGTATTTACAGCACTTGCTATGGCAATGGGGACGCTTGCTGCTTGTGCAAACAAGGCGGAAGCACCTGTGCCGACTGAAACCACGTCTGCCGCGGCAAGCAGCGGGGCTTTAGAAACCACGGGAAGTCCAGGCACCGGAAAAGCTTCTAAAGAGGGCAGGCAGGAAATCACGTTCTGGCACTATATGTCGGAGGATAAAGAAGGAAAATATGTGGTTCAGGCTGTGGAGGAGTTTAACAATTCTCAGGATGAGATTTATGTAACGGCCCAATATCTTCCAAGAGAAGAGCTTATGAAGCAGTATACCATCGGCGTCGTATCAGGGGAGCTGCCGGATTGCGGTATGGTGGACAATCCGGACCACAATTCATATGCTTCCATGGGAGTTTTTGAGGACATAACCGACCTTTACAAGTCATGGCCAGAGGCGAATTTCATGGAAGGTTCCATTAATTCCTGTTATTACGAGGGGAAACTCTACGGTCTTCCATGGGGGAACAACTGTCTGGGGCTTTTTTATAACAGAGAGATGTTAAAGGCCGCAGGCGTAGAGGTGCCGGCTACATGGTCAGAATTGGAAGCGGCCTGCGAAAAGCTGACAACGGATAAGGTAAAAGGGCTGGCGATCTCAGCCATCGGAAATGAGGAAGGCACCTTCCAGTATATGCCGTGGCTCTTGTCTTCCGGCGGAAGTGTTACAGACCTTACTTCAGAAGGTTCCAGGAAATCCATGACATTTTTACAGGGCCTGATCGAAAAGGGTTACATAAGCAGAGAGTGTGTGAACTGGACCCAGGCAGATGCGGAGAAGCAGTTTGCATCAGGCCAGGCAGCGATGATGATCAACGGACCGTGGCAGTTTTCCAGTCTGGAACAGGATGCCCCCGGACTTGATTACAGGGTATCAAAGGTTCCTAAAGCAGATGACGGTGTTTATGCCTCCGTGCTGGGAGGAGAAAATTTAGCCATCTGCAAGGATGCCAATGTAGAGGCATCCTGGAAGTTCCTGACCTGGATGTCAAGCAAAGAGAAATCTCAGGAAATCTGTAAGGCAATGGGCCGGTTTTCTCCAAGAGCTGACGTGGATATCCAGGTGATGTTTGCCGATGATCCTTTAAATTCCGTATTTGCAGAAGTTATGCCGGATGCCCAGTCAAGAGGACCGTCACCGGACTGGCCGGAAATGTCTGCAGCGATTTATACGGCCCAGCAGGAAGTCTTTACCGGTCAGAAGGATGTGGATACGGCAATGGCTGATGCCCAGGCAAAAATTGATAAAATAAAGGCTCAGTAA
- a CDS encoding carbohydrate ABC transporter permease, with the protein MKLTRRERQELLFGYCLILPAVIYMLIFIGYPIVYNWIISFQDVTAKTLGSKMREFIGLKNYKAVFAEATFRQSLLHTLVYTVGCLVIQFSFGFLFAVFFARKFTLSKYIRGFIVISWMLPVTVTALVFKFMFAEGNGIINKVLMSLHIIKRPIGWLLRGNTAMLGLIIANSWVGIPFNMLLLTTGLNNIPGDIYEAASIDGASGIQRFFRITIPLLKPTIMSVLVLGFVLTFKVFDLVYVMTGGGPVTATEVLSTYSYKLSFQLFHFGEGAAVANVLFLCLFLVALVYLRTISREEVM; encoded by the coding sequence ATGAAATTGACCAGAAGGGAGAGACAGGAGCTGCTGTTTGGATACTGCCTGATATTGCCTGCTGTTATTTACATGCTGATTTTTATCGGGTATCCCATTGTTTATAACTGGATCATCAGTTTTCAGGATGTGACTGCAAAAACCTTGGGAAGTAAAATGAGGGAATTTATTGGTCTTAAAAATTATAAGGCCGTTTTTGCAGAAGCAACATTCCGGCAATCATTATTGCACACACTGGTCTATACGGTTGGCTGCCTGGTGATACAATTTTCATTTGGTTTTCTGTTTGCTGTTTTTTTTGCCAGGAAGTTTACGCTTTCAAAATATATCAGAGGATTTATCGTGATCAGCTGGATGCTTCCGGTTACAGTCACAGCCCTGGTCTTTAAGTTCATGTTTGCAGAGGGGAACGGCATCATCAATAAGGTTTTGATGAGCCTGCATATCATTAAAAGGCCCATTGGATGGCTTCTTAGGGGGAATACTGCAATGCTTGGACTGATCATTGCCAATTCATGGGTGGGGATTCCTTTCAACATGCTTTTGCTCACTACGGGGCTTAATAATATTCCCGGGGATATTTATGAGGCAGCGTCCATTGACGGGGCCAGCGGGATCCAGAGGTTTTTTCGGATAACCATACCGCTGTTAAAGCCTACCATCATGTCGGTTCTGGTCCTGGGATTTGTGCTGACCTTTAAAGTATTTGACCTGGTATATGTGATGACCGGCGGAGGACCTGTCACAGCGACAGAGGTTTTGTCTACTTATTCCTATAAACTGTCCTTTCAGCTGTTTCACTTTGGGGAAGGCGCTGCTGTTGCCAATGTGCTGTTCCTTTGCCTGTTCCTTGTTGCGCTGGTTTATTTAAGAACCATTTCCAGGGAAGAAGTTATGTAA
- a CDS encoding carbohydrate ABC transporter permease, protein MKKIHVTYKQKNILLCLTAILIACVFLFPLYWIVVNSFKLDSEIFAGTPTLWPREFTLRAYEDQLGNLQTTMKNSVIIACGSMILSLCLAVPAAYGLARFRVKGMKLFVLVFLLTQMLPASLVLTPLFLIFSKLGILNSYLAPILSTATISIPFIVLMLRPGFLSIPAELEDAAKIDGCSGAGAFFRIAIPISKPTVITAACFSFVFAWNDLAYSMTFNTKETMRPMTSAIYTFMNQYGTKWNSIMAYGVLLILPSCLIFVTMQRYIVEGMTSGSVKG, encoded by the coding sequence TTGAAGAAAATCCATGTTACATATAAGCAGAAGAATATACTTTTATGCCTGACGGCCATATTGATCGCCTGCGTATTTTTATTTCCCCTTTACTGGATCGTTGTGAATTCCTTTAAGCTGGACAGTGAAATCTTTGCAGGCACTCCCACCTTGTGGCCCAGGGAATTTACCTTAAGGGCTTATGAGGATCAGCTGGGGAATCTGCAGACAACAATGAAAAATTCCGTGATCATTGCCTGCGGTTCCATGATATTGTCCCTGTGCCTTGCGGTGCCCGCCGCATATGGTCTGGCCAGGTTCCGGGTAAAAGGGATGAAATTATTTGTTCTGGTGTTTTTGCTCACACAGATGCTGCCTGCCTCCCTGGTTCTTACTCCGTTATTTTTGATCTTTTCAAAGCTTGGGATATTAAATTCCTATTTAGCTCCCATATTGTCCACTGCTACCATATCCATACCGTTTATCGTGCTGATGCTCCGCCCTGGTTTTTTAAGCATTCCGGCGGAGTTGGAGGATGCTGCTAAAATCGATGGCTGCAGCGGGGCCGGTGCTTTTTTTCGCATAGCGATCCCTATTTCCAAACCAACTGTGATTACGGCGGCATGCTTCAGCTTTGTTTTTGCATGGAACGATCTGGCATACTCCATGACCTTTAATACAAAGGAAACCATGCGGCCCATGACATCGGCCATCTATACGTTTATGAACCAGTATGGCACAAAGTGGAACAGCATTATGGCATATGGAGTGCTTCTTATTTTGCCAAGCTGCCTGATTTTTGTCACCATGCAGAGATATATTGTAGAGGGCATGACAAGCGGTTCCGTAAAGGGATAG
- a CDS encoding glycoside hydrolase family 31 protein, which translates to MNVFRKENNCLKYHYDAEELWIEPWGDNSFRVRATKMAEMPKENWALSVETEAIMPEIKIEKDYAGIKNGKIEARISRYGKLTFYNQRGEVLLDEYLRNRLDVFAGYCSALEVEARELKPIPGGDYHLSMRFVSEPEEKIYGMGQYQQPYLNLKGTDLELAQRNSQASVPFAISSLGYGFLWNNPAVGRAIFGKNITTWEAYSAKGLDYWITAEDTPAKIEESYAKVTGTVPMMPDYAMGFWQCKLRYQTQDELLEVAREYKRRELPISVIVIDYFHWPLQGDWKFDLNYWPDPDAMIKELEEMGIRLMVSIWPTVDYRSENFQEMKEKGYLIRTDKGFRIAMDFQGNTVHFDATNPKAREFVWEKAKKNYFEKGIRIFWLDEAEPEYSVYDFDNYRYYLGPNVQIGNIYPAMYAKTFFDGMKAEGQENIINLLRCAWAGSQKYGALVWSGDIHSSFGSLKNQLAAGLNMGIAGIPWWTTDIGGFHGGNPKDPAFQELLIRWFEYGTFCPVMRLHGYREPLKEPMGTKGGAACVSGADNEVWSFGEEAYEICRTYLQLRNRMKPYIAELMEAAHRKGTPVMRPLFYDFPEDQQSWEVEDEYLFGPDVLVAPILYADMRNRKVYLPKGSIWKDYWTGETMEGGRTIEADAPLHRLPVFTRNNRSF; encoded by the coding sequence ATGAATGTTTTCAGAAAAGAAAATAACTGCCTGAAATACCATTACGATGCGGAAGAGCTTTGGATCGAGCCATGGGGAGATAACAGCTTTCGCGTGAGAGCCACGAAAATGGCTGAAATGCCAAAAGAAAACTGGGCATTGTCCGTAGAAACAGAGGCCATCATGCCTGAGATCAAAATAGAAAAGGACTATGCCGGCATTAAGAACGGAAAAATTGAGGCCAGAATCTCCCGGTATGGAAAATTGACTTTTTACAATCAGAGAGGCGAGGTGCTGCTTGACGAATATTTAAGGAACCGGCTGGATGTGTTTGCCGGCTACTGCAGTGCCCTGGAGGTAGAGGCAAGAGAATTAAAACCCATTCCCGGAGGAGATTATCATTTATCCATGCGTTTTGTATCCGAGCCGGAAGAAAAAATATACGGCATGGGCCAGTATCAACAGCCTTATCTGAATTTGAAAGGCACGGACTTAGAGCTGGCACAGCGAAACTCCCAGGCAAGTGTGCCCTTTGCCATATCCTCTCTGGGTTATGGCTTCCTTTGGAACAATCCGGCAGTGGGAAGAGCCATTTTCGGCAAAAATATCACAACCTGGGAAGCCTATTCTGCCAAGGGGCTGGATTACTGGATCACGGCGGAGGATACACCTGCAAAAATAGAAGAGTCCTATGCAAAAGTTACGGGGACGGTTCCCATGATGCCGGATTATGCCATGGGGTTCTGGCAGTGCAAGCTGCGATATCAGACCCAGGATGAGCTTTTGGAGGTTGCAAGGGAGTATAAAAGGAGAGAGCTTCCCATATCCGTGATCGTGATTGATTATTTCCATTGGCCATTGCAGGGAGATTGGAAGTTCGATTTAAATTACTGGCCGGACCCGGATGCCATGATAAAGGAATTGGAGGAGATGGGGATCCGGCTTATGGTATCCATATGGCCCACCGTAGATTACCGCAGTGAAAACTTTCAGGAAATGAAAGAAAAGGGATACCTGATCCGGACGGACAAAGGATTCCGGATCGCAATGGATTTCCAGGGAAATACAGTCCATTTCGACGCCACGAATCCAAAGGCAAGGGAATTTGTGTGGGAAAAGGCAAAGAAAAACTATTTTGAAAAAGGTATCCGTATATTCTGGCTTGATGAAGCAGAACCGGAATACAGCGTTTACGATTTTGATAATTACCGTTATTATTTGGGGCCTAATGTGCAGATCGGAAATATTTATCCGGCAATGTATGCCAAGACCTTTTTTGATGGAATGAAAGCGGAGGGGCAGGAGAATATCATTAATCTGCTTCGCTGCGCATGGGCAGGTTCTCAGAAATACGGCGCTCTTGTCTGGTCCGGGGACATCCATTCCAGCTTTGGAAGCCTTAAGAATCAGCTGGCAGCAGGGCTTAACATGGGGATCGCAGGAATTCCCTGGTGGACTACGGATATCGGCGGATTTCATGGAGGAAATCCAAAGGATCCGGCGTTTCAGGAACTTTTGATCCGCTGGTTTGAATACGGTACGTTTTGTCCGGTTATGCGTCTTCACGGCTACCGGGAGCCATTAAAAGAGCCAATGGGAACAAAAGGCGGTGCTGCTTGTGTTTCCGGCGCTGATAATGAGGTATGGTCTTTCGGGGAGGAAGCCTATGAGATCTGCAGGACGTATTTGCAGTTAAGGAATCGTATGAAACCATATATTGCGGAATTGATGGAGGCAGCCCACCGGAAAGGCACTCCTGTCATGCGCCCTCTCTTTTATGATTTCCCGGAAGATCAACAGTCCTGGGAGGTGGAAGATGAGTATCTGTTTGGCCCGGATGTTCTTGTAGCTCCCATCCTTTATGCAGATATGAGAAATAGAAAGGTGTATCTGCCAAAGGGGAGTATATGGAAGGACTATTGGACGGGAGAAACAATGGAAGGCGGCAGAACAATCGAAGCTGATGCTCCTCTTCACAGGCTTCCGGTATTTACAAGAAATAACCGCAGTTTTTAA
- the yicI gene encoding alpha-xylosidase: MKFTNGYWRIREEIDPVYAVECYEWERNCDQLTVYAATKHMGDRGDTLNQPLLTVTFSSPMENVIKVSAVHFKGAAYKGPHYEVAEQKGDFISITEDNEKITYTSGRTSAVIYKSANGWKVEFKEGDRLLTESGYRNFAYMQNRETKKNYMVEQLLLDVGEYVYGLGERYTPFIKNGQTVEIWNEDGGTASEQTYKNVPFYITNKGYGLFVGHPGDVHFEVGSEKVERVQFSVQTERLDYYILNGQTPKGTVQLYTELTGKPALPPAWSFGLWLTTSFTTSYDEATVTGFIQGMADRDIPLHTFHFDCFWMKGYEWCSFEWDKDTFPDPEGMLRRFKERGLHICVWINSYIAQKSVLFEEGLEKGYFVKTLDDDIWQCDRWQAGMALIDFTNPRACKWYQDKLERLIDMGVDCFKTDFGERIPVTGVKYYDGSDTVKMHNYYTYLYNKTVFELLERKLGKDKALVFARSTAAGGQKFPVHWGGDCTATYPSMAEDLRGGLSLSLGGYGYWSHDIGGFEQTASADVYKRWCAFGLLSSHSRLHGSSSYRVPWLFDEEASDVLRRFVKLKCSLMPYLYSQAVKAHKEGIPMMRPMFLEFPEDLTCETLDKQYMLGDSLLVAPVLKGNGEVSYYLPEGTWTNYLTGEVKAGGKWHKEIFDYFHLPLMVRENTVLAAGNCEEKPDYDYTDGTLLKLFQIREGAEFQTVIPDENGREAIKVEVLKKTERISVNVNGGRGWKIEVPGYPEAKIRYHENGAEIILQGSPDRDVKN; encoded by the coding sequence GTGAAGTTTACAAATGGCTACTGGCGGATCAGGGAAGAAATAGATCCGGTCTATGCAGTGGAATGTTATGAGTGGGAACGGAATTGTGATCAGCTGACAGTATATGCTGCAACAAAGCATATGGGGGACCGTGGGGATACCCTGAATCAGCCGCTGCTCACCGTGACGTTTTCAAGTCCCATGGAAAATGTCATTAAAGTATCTGCCGTGCATTTTAAGGGAGCAGCTTATAAAGGACCCCATTATGAGGTGGCGGAACAAAAGGGTGATTTTATATCCATAACTGAGGATAATGAAAAAATCACATATACATCAGGAAGAACCAGTGCAGTCATATATAAATCTGCAAACGGCTGGAAGGTGGAATTCAAAGAAGGAGACCGGCTGCTGACGGAAAGCGGTTACCGCAATTTTGCTTATATGCAGAACCGGGAGACAAAGAAGAACTACATGGTGGAACAGCTGCTTCTGGATGTGGGAGAATATGTTTACGGCCTGGGAGAACGGTATACTCCGTTTATTAAGAACGGCCAGACAGTTGAAATCTGGAATGAGGATGGAGGAACGGCTTCGGAACAAACTTATAAAAACGTTCCCTTTTATATCACCAATAAAGGCTATGGGTTGTTTGTGGGACATCCTGGAGACGTGCATTTTGAAGTGGGAAGCGAGAAGGTAGAACGGGTGCAGTTCAGTGTACAGACAGAGAGACTGGATTATTATATTCTCAATGGACAGACGCCTAAGGGAACCGTGCAGCTGTATACGGAGCTTACGGGAAAACCGGCATTGCCCCCGGCCTGGTCATTCGGACTGTGGCTGACAACATCTTTTACAACAAGCTATGATGAAGCAACCGTCACCGGCTTTATCCAGGGCATGGCAGACAGGGATATCCCTCTTCATACTTTCCATTTTGACTGCTTCTGGATGAAAGGGTATGAATGGTGCAGCTTTGAGTGGGATAAGGATACATTCCCTGATCCGGAAGGAATGTTAAGGCGTTTCAAAGAGCGGGGGCTGCATATCTGCGTCTGGATCAACAGCTATATCGCCCAGAAATCAGTATTATTTGAGGAAGGGCTGGAAAAGGGATATTTCGTAAAAACCCTTGATGATGATATATGGCAGTGTGACCGGTGGCAGGCAGGTATGGCTTTAATCGATTTTACCAACCCAAGGGCCTGCAAATGGTATCAGGATAAGCTGGAAAGGCTCATTGACATGGGTGTGGACTGCTTTAAAACTGATTTTGGGGAAAGGATACCGGTTACGGGCGTGAAATATTACGATGGTTCAGATACGGTTAAAATGCATAATTATTATACCTATCTTTATAATAAGACTGTTTTTGAACTTCTGGAAAGAAAGCTGGGAAAAGATAAGGCTCTGGTTTTTGCAAGATCAACGGCAGCAGGAGGACAGAAGTTTCCTGTTCACTGGGGCGGTGACTGCACCGCCACCTATCCGTCCATGGCAGAAGATTTAAGGGGAGGCTTGTCCTTATCTCTTGGAGGATATGGCTATTGGAGCCATGATATCGGCGGGTTTGAACAAACTGCTTCCGCTGACGTATATAAGCGGTGGTGTGCGTTTGGCCTTTTAAGTTCTCACAGCAGACTGCATGGTTCCTCATCTTACCGGGTTCCGTGGCTGTTTGATGAAGAGGCCAGTGATGTATTGAGGAGGTTTGTAAAGCTGAAGTGTTCCCTGATGCCTTATCTTTACAGCCAGGCAGTAAAAGCGCATAAAGAAGGAATCCCGATGATGCGCCCCATGTTTCTTGAGTTTCCGGAAGACCTCACATGTGAAACCCTGGATAAGCAGTATATGCTGGGGGATTCCCTGCTGGTGGCGCCGGTGTTGAAAGGAAATGGAGAAGTTTCCTATTATTTGCCGGAAGGAACATGGACCAATTATCTGACAGGAGAGGTGAAAGCAGGAGGAAAATGGCATAAGGAAATCTTTGACTATTTCCATCTTCCCCTCATGGTAAGGGAAAACACGGTTTTGGCAGCAGGAAATTGTGAAGAAAAGCCGGATTATGATTATACGGATGGGACATTATTAAAGCTGTTTCAGATCAGGGAAGGGGCTGAGTTCCAAACGGTAATACCAGATGAGAATGGCAGGGAAGCCATAAAGGTGGAGGTTTTAAAAAAGACTGAAAGGATTTCGGTCAACGTTAACGGCGGAAGAGGCTGGAAAATAGAAGTGCCCGGATATCCGGAGGCAAAGATACGATACCATGAGAATGGCGCGGAAATCATTTTACAGGGTTCGCCCGACCGCGATGTAAAAAACTGA